One stretch of Cohnella algarum DNA includes these proteins:
- a CDS encoding AAA family ATPase, which translates to MRKLIFFLGGAGAGKTTLAKALAKRHPAAVLDMDSLSRPASEALMKLAGLDPNDRDSPEYKALCRDLGYRLTMNAALDNLEIGTDAIVIGPFTKEVEDPAWLDRELARIGASTRDVDVKVVFVYLRYENDYRRRIEGRDSVLDRWKLENWEKFKTSLAKREVKWRLPAGSVVEFDNSEPLTDDTVLRLAGLVYGE; encoded by the coding sequence ATGCGGAAACTGATCTTTTTTCTGGGCGGTGCGGGAGCCGGCAAGACGACGCTCGCCAAGGCGCTGGCCAAGCGGCATCCGGCCGCGGTGCTGGATATGGACTCGTTGTCGCGGCCCGCTTCGGAGGCGCTGATGAAGCTGGCGGGCCTCGATCCGAACGACCGGGATTCGCCCGAATACAAGGCGCTATGTCGGGATTTGGGCTATCGTCTGACGATGAATGCGGCGCTCGATAATCTGGAAATCGGAACGGACGCGATCGTGATCGGCCCGTTTACGAAAGAGGTCGAGGATCCGGCGTGGCTGGACCGGGAGCTTGCCCGGATCGGCGCTTCGACGCGGGACGTGGACGTCAAAGTCGTTTTCGTTTACTTGCGGTACGAAAACGATTACCGCCGCCGAATCGAGGGAAGGGACTCGGTTTTGGATCGTTGGAAGCTTGAAAACTGGGAAAAGTTCAAGACGTCGCTCGCAAAACGGGAGGTGAAATGGAGGCTGCCGGCAGGCTCGGTCGTTGAGTTCGACAATTCCGA